In the Harmonia axyridis chromosome 3, icHarAxyr1.1, whole genome shotgun sequence genome, one interval contains:
- the LOC123675047 gene encoding protein ILRUN, with product MEMDEDDATSAMELEQSLLQQFSCLGTTDRDELIYQLQRLLDKNINYSTASFFLDMNNWNLQGAICSYLDSESQCPLPSMILISEPEASNRKLLEPRTKFEQAWTISNNGSEQWPLGCYAEQCPPPCGLNHPGRIQVPCLSPGMSYRLVVEFEAPDIPAIYQSKWRLCIHDGTYFGENMWVIIEVAEERASRLAKELEAFTSLGNRIVDPSECPNPFASNNQQEL from the exons ATGGAAATGGATGAAGATGATGCTACTTCAGCTATGGAGCTAgagcaatcacttcttcaacAATTCAGTTGTTTGGGAACTACAGATCGTGACGAGCTAATTTACCAGTTACAACGACTTTTAG aTAAGAATATCAACTATTCGACCGCATCATTCTTTTTAGATATGAATAATTGGAATCTGCAGGGTGCCATATGTTCCTACCTCGACTCAGAGTCACAATGTCCTCTACCAAGTATGATTCTGATTAGTGAACCAGAGGCTAGCAATAGAAAATTATTAGAACCCCGCACAAAGTTCGAGCAAGCTTGGACAATCAGCAACAATGGATCAGAGCAATGGCCGCTAGGTTGCTACGCTGAGCAGTGTCCACCACCTTGTGGTCTAAATCATCCAGGAAGAATTCAGGTACCCTGCTTGTCTCCTGGCATGAGTTACCGTTTGGTGGTCGAATTTGAAGCACCAGACATACCCGCCATTTATCAGTCCAAATGGAGATTATGCATACATGATGGCACATATTTTGGGGAAAATATGTGGGTTATTATTGAGGTGGCAGAAGAGCGGGCTTCGAGACTGGCCAAAGAATTGGAGGCGTTCACGTCCTTGGGGAACAGAATAGTGGATCCTTCAGAGTGTCCGAATCCTTTTGCTTCGAACAACCAACAGGAACTGTGA